The genomic window CTTCACAAGCGGATTCTGGCCTCCCTTCGGCGGCAGATGAACGCCCTCATCGAAGAGGCGGCCTGACCCCTACGGCGCGTCGCCAGGGAGGCCGATATTAACGTGAGCCTCTGAGGTCGGGGCATCGCATCTCTGGCAGGTCTTATGCTCAACGCGCCGAACACCGATGAGCGCCCTTCTGGCTCGCCCGGCGACCTTGACTCCCACATCGTCCAACTCGCGGTGGTAGAGGACGAGACGGAGAACGAGGACGAGCGGCTGCCGCGCATCGCGCTGGCCTACGTGCTGACGGTCTTCGCGATCGGCATCGCATCGATCGGGTACTTCGCACCACAACTCGACACGGACGACCTCGTCGGATTCGGGCTCCTGGCTGTCCTGGCAGTGGCCGCGGGACGCACACGGATCCCGATCTACGGCGACACCGCCGTCTCGATCGGCATGGTCGGGGATTTCGCCGTGGCGTTCCTCTACGGGCCAGCCGGCGCGGCGATCGTCAGTCCGTTCGCCGCCCTGGCCACTGACCTTGGTGGAGGCGCGTGGTACAAGCGCGTCTTCAACGTCGGCAGCGTCGTCGTGGTGAACGTGACTGGCGCGTTGCTCATTCGCTCACTGTTGAGCCTGAGCGGCCCCGGCCTCCCGATAAACGGCTGGCTGATCCCGATCGCTCTGGGCGCCACGGTCGTGTGCTATCTGATGAACGCCAGCATGGTGGCGTTCGCCGTCAGCCTGGCGACGCGCACATCGATTGGTCGCGTGTTCCGCGAGAAGTTCGAGTGGCTGATCCCGCACTACGTGGCGTTCGGCCTGCTCGGCCTCGCGCTCGCCGTGGCGTACGACGGACTTGGATATGCCGGCCTGCTCGCGTTTGTAGCGCCGCCGCTGATGATGCGGTTCGCGATCAAGCAATACATCGACAAAACGGCGGAGAACGTCGAGGAGCTGAACAAGCGCAACCGCGAGTTGCAGAAGGCCAACCGCGACATCCTGCAGATGGCGGACCAGCTTCGGGATACGTACGACGGCACGCTGGAAGCGCTGGTGTCAGCGCTGGATGCGCGTGACCGGGAGACGAAGGGCCACTCGCTGCGCGTCGCGAAGTACATGATGGAGATCGCCTTCCACATGGGTATCGAACCGGGGACCGAGCAGTGGGTCGATATGCAGCGCGGCGGCCTGCTGCACGACATCGGCAAGATCGGCGTTTCGGACACGATCCTCCACAAGCCCGGGCCGCTGACGGAAGACGAGTGGGTGGACATGCGACGCCACCCGAAGATCGGCCACGACATGATTCGCGAGATCGCGTTCCTGTCGGGGGCGGCGAGCATTGTGCTGGCGCACCACGAGCGCTTCGACGGGAAGGGTTATCCGAACGGACTCAAGACCGTGGAAATCCCGCTGGGCGCCCGCATCTTCGTGCTGGCTGAC from Dehalococcoidia bacterium includes these protein-coding regions:
- a CDS encoding HD-GYP domain-containing protein, producing the protein MLNAPNTDERPSGSPGDLDSHIVQLAVVEDETENEDERLPRIALAYVLTVFAIGIASIGYFAPQLDTDDLVGFGLLAVLAVAAGRTRIPIYGDTAVSIGMVGDFAVAFLYGPAGAAIVSPFAALATDLGGGAWYKRVFNVGSVVVVNVTGALLIRSLLSLSGPGLPINGWLIPIALGATVVCYLMNASMVAFAVSLATRTSIGRVFREKFEWLIPHYVAFGLLGLALAVAYDGLGYAGLLAFVAPPLMMRFAIKQYIDKTAENVEELNKRNRELQKANRDILQMADQLRDTYDGTLEALVSALDARDRETKGHSLRVAKYMMEIAFHMGIEPGTEQWVDMQRGGLLHDIGKIGVSDTILHKPGPLTEDEWVDMRRHPKIGHDMIREIAFLSGAASIVLAHHERFDGKGYPNGLKTVEIPLGARIFVLADTFDAMTSDRPYRRALSAEVSREEIIRCSGTQFDPRCVQAFLLAWDRVVEIRLADADEETEHHAAAAPRTLAA